Within the Bacillus sp. FSL K6-3431 genome, the region AGCATCCTTATCTATTGTACTGACCATTTCCGAAGGTGGATTTATTTCAATAGTTGATGGAAATCCTGTATTGGATTATTGGGCATTATTTTCAAATCCTTTAACATGGAGCATCGTCGTTTTAAGCCTTGCTGCTGTCCTTTATATCTCAGCGGTTTTCCTCACCTGGTATGCAAATAAAGCGAAAGATGTAGCAGCAACCAATTTGATGAGAAAATATGCATTGATCTGGGCATTGCCGACAATTATTACTGCTGGTGGAATCATTTTTGAATTGAGCATCCACAACCAAGAGCATTTTCAACGAATGATAAATTTATGGTGGGTTTTCGGTTTATCCTTCTTGTTATTTATCGGAACAGTATGGCTTATTTGGAAACGTAGAAACTATGGAATAGCATTTGGTTTATTAGCAGGGCAATTTGCGTTTGCATTTTATGGCTATGGTTTTTCTCATTATCCATACTTGCTATACCCTTATTTAACAATCTATGATAGTTTTACGAATCGAGCCATGGCGATTTCACTTATTGTCGCTTTTATTGCAGGACTAGGATTATTGATTCCATCCTTATATTTATTGCTAAAACTATTTTTATTTAATAAAGATTATGTAAAAGGGGAAAAAAATCACCATCCTTAAAAGAGGAGAGATAATAATGGGTAACTTTTTTATATTTATCGCCCCCTTCATAGTTTTGTTTGCTGCGATTGGATTCGCATTCTGGGCTGCACTGAAAGACGGTCCAATCACAAAAGAAAAATAATGACGAACAGTGTTCCGATAAAGCATATTTTGCTGAATGGAACACTGTTTTTTATAAAAATGCCCTTTAAACCGACTTGTTTCTACACCGTTTCTAGTGGTACGCACAAGTATAAAAAGTTATTAGGAGCAGCTACTAACATCCCTAAAAATAATTAGTACCAGGTATTAATCAATCAATATTCCCGCTTTTTAGAATAGTATTTTAAAATAACAATAAATCGTTATTCCAAAACTTAGCTGTCTAAAACCATACTTCTTACAGTTATAGATACGTAAAAATTCAAGTGATTTAAAGACATAAAAAAACAAACAAGCACTTCATCAGTACTTGTTTGAAAAATGATTAAAATGTATTATAAACAGCTTCACATTCCTCAGCAGTAGGTTCGTAAAAACAGTGCAATTTATAACGGGCTACAAATGGTTGGTCATACCACGTAGGAGGACAATCACCAGGGGGCCTAAAATACCATAGGCTAAATTTGGCTGGCCAAATTCGATGACCTTGGATGGATCTTCTTGCTAACTTCTTTTCCTTTTCTCTCGCCCCCTGATAAAAATATCCATGTGTCACAGCTTCAAACGCATGTGGCTGGTGAACCATTTGCGGGATAGTACGAATAGCTTTAAAGTCAGAACAATTTGCTCGAATTCGATTAATCCCTACATTGCCCACCATGAGCATTCCCTGTTGCCCTTCCCCTTCGGCTTCTGCTCTTAGTAGTCTTGCTAATAGGTTGATATCTGCTTCTCTGGCTTTAACTACAGCCATACCTCCACCTCCATATCACTACATCTTTATCTTA harbors:
- a CDS encoding cell wall hydrolase, with protein sequence MAVVKAREADINLLARLLRAEAEGEGQQGMLMVGNVGINRIRANCSDFKAIRTIPQMVHQPHAFEAVTHGYFYQGAREKEKKLARRSIQGHRIWPAKFSLWYFRPPGDCPPTWYDQPFVARYKLHCFYEPTAEECEAVYNTF
- a CDS encoding cytochrome d ubiquinol oxidase subunit II translates to MNLEILGIMVLWTFLFGYVIVASIDFGAGFFNAYSAFTGKQHILTKIIQRYLSPVWEVTNVFLVFFFVGIIGFFPKTAFYYGTTLLVPVSIAIVLLAIRGSYYAFETYGSRGHKGYSFMYGLSGLFIPASLSIVLTISEGGFISIVDGNPVLDYWALFSNPLTWSIVVLSLAAVLYISAVFLTWYANKAKDVAATNLMRKYALIWALPTIITAGGIIFELSIHNQEHFQRMINLWWVFGLSFLLFIGTVWLIWKRRNYGIAFGLLAGQFAFAFYGYGFSHYPYLLYPYLTIYDSFTNRAMAISLIVAFIAGLGLLIPSLYLLLKLFLFNKDYVKGEKNHHP
- the cydS gene encoding cytochrome bd oxidase small subunit CydS; this translates as MGNFFIFIAPFIVLFAAIGFAFWAALKDGPITKEK